Within the Trichocoleus desertorum ATA4-8-CV12 genome, the region TTGTGGGAGGAAGACGGCTTAGCAACCTCTAGCATCAGCGAGAAACTACAACAAGTAGGTGGCACCCTAACCGGAGTGCTAGACCGCATGGAAGAGCGAGGACTGATCCGGCGGGAACGGGACTCCGAAGATCGACGAATTTGGCGAATTTGGTTGACAGATGCAGGGGAACAGCTACGTGAAGTTTTGCCCCCCATCGCAGTGGAAATCCGCGACAGCGCCTTAACCGGAATCTCACCATCAGAACGACAGCATTTTTCGGACTTGCTGGACCAGATGATTGCCAATATTTCTTAGAACCTTTTAGCGGGCGTGATTCATTGGCTCTGCGATCGTGGATTTTCCGTAGAGATCTTGTGGCAACAATCTATATTAATTGCGTGCGTTCACGGTAGTATTCGCCATATCAATCAACCAAACGCATCAACTCAAGTATTTTTACAATTCAGTACTTGCGTATAGTTTTGTCACCAGTATATAAAGCGTTACACCGTCAGTATGAACATACGTCAGTACTGTATTGACTACTAACTTTTCAGGTGACGCTACTTAGGAAAGGGCATATTACACCTAGCCCTAATGACTAGAAAATAGCGAAAAACCTAAAACGGTAGATATCATCAATTGCTTGGAGATATTGCCAAATCAGCTATTTGGCGCTCAATCAATTACATGATTGGCTCTTGCATCGCAATTGGTGATCAGGCTTCAGTCATCAGTGATATTAGGATGAGCCTGTACACTATCAACCTAGAGCTTACAGCTAGGTACAAAGTTTTAATAAAGATGCAAAAACCCTGATTACACTTGCTAACTCTGTGAGTACTCTAGAACTGGAATTTAAGCTGTGTATATCACCAGATGAGTGGTAGAACTAAGTCTCTAGAATTATTCTCAAGCCGAGGTAGCAAAGATACAGGCGATCGCGTTCTTAGGTGGAGACATCTACCCGGACTCCGGAGTTAATTAGAGACTAGGGCTGCTGAATGAGAGTGCAGTGATGGCTACACTTCCTTCTCTGAATACAATTTTGTCACTCAAAAAATAAACAGCCCAAACCGGGAACTTCCACTCTCAAGTAGCGTTCTAAACACATACGGGTATCCATGCAGACCAGCAACCCTGAAGCCGTCTAACTTTTGCACTCAGCTTAGGTGAAGCGTTTCCAGAAAACTGTAATTGCTAATACCCTCTAAATTTTGTTTCCTTTTAGACATCTACTGATTCTATTACTTACTCTCTAGCAAGACTCAGCTCAGGATTATCTAGACTAAAAATTTCGGTACTTGGTTGAATTGCCTGCTGCTAGAGTCGCGTTTTCTGTTTGTTGTTTATTCACCGTTCAGTGAGGATTCTTCTGTGATTAATCAATCAACCCGGTATGTTGTTTGTTTGGGTCTTTTGGCTGGAAGCTTGGCGATCTCAACGACCGCTCGGGCTGAGATTGCGGTAACTGGCGGTCGAACGAGCGGTGATGCTTCCTTCTTCGTTCCTGGTGTCACCAACACAAATACTACTACGAGCACTACTTCTACTACCTCTACCTCTACTTCAGGTGGCGACACAGTTCTATTTGATGCCAGAACCCGTCAACTTAGATTAGAAACGGCAGCTGGTGTAACGGTTAATTCTCGCTTTACTCCGACTGCTGGCAGACTAGATTCCACCACTGGTGTACCCAAGGGCGGTGAAACTGGACAGCTACAAGGCTTGCTCTCTGGCCGTGCCTTTACTGCTACAGGCAACCCAGTATTTTTCCAGAATGTAAAAACAACTCTGGATTTCAAACTCAACTCTTTTGCACCCGACACTTTGATCGGCGGTACGTTGATCACCCCACTAACAAGTGCGAGTGGCTCCAGCAACACTTCCAGCAATACCTCAGACAACACTTCAACTAACACCTCAACCAATACTTCCACTAATACTTCGACCAATACTTCCACCAATACCTCAACCAATACTTCCACTAATACTTCCACCAATAGCTCCACAGACAGTTCTGCTCCCCCAATCTTCTTGCCTATCACCGGGGTAACTCTGTCGCAGGAATCTGCTAGCTCATTCAAAGCGCAAGATGGTCAGCTATACAGCGGTAAATTCGAAGCTAACCTGCCTGGTGGTGGCTCGATCGCTCTACCTTCTGACTATCGCTTTACTGGTGGTAGCACAACACCAAACTTGCCTCCTAGCACTCCGATCGGCAGTGGCAACACCAAATTCAAGTTTGAAGGTCAAGGCCAAGGTACGACCACCTTTGCTAGCACTACTGGCACCAACAGCACAATTGATTTTGATAGCGCCAGCAGCAAGACAGACTTCAAAGTTGAAGGTGCAAGCTTCAAGGTTGAGGGTACCAGCAATGGTCCTACCGATTTCAAACTTGGCGGTATCAACAGCACTGGCGTAACTGGAAACATTGCCTTCAAGGGTGACACCAAGTTCACGCTTGAAGGTCAAGGCGTTGGTACAACTCAGCTTGATACGGCTACAGGTGAACTTGGCTACAAGAGCACCGAAGCTAACACCAAATTCAAGATTGAAGTAGGTACTAACAAACTAGAAGGCAATAGTGTTGGCGAAGCAGAAATCAATGTAGGTGGTATTGGTATCAGCTCTACTGGCAGCACCACAACCACTGGCAGCACAACTACAGGTAGCACGACCACTGGCAGCACGACCACTGGTGGTACAACGGGTGGTACAACGGGTGGTACAACGGGTGGTACAACGGGTGGCACTACAGGCGGTACAACTGGCGGTACAACTGGCACAACCACAGGTGGTACAACGGGTGGCACCACGACGACTACAACGGGTGGTGCGTCTAGCGGTACAGCTAGCGGCAGCTTCACAGCCCAAACCACTTATATTCAACTCTTCACGGTTGATTCGCTCTCAACTAGCCAAGTTGCATATGTTGTCTCTCCCGCTAACAGTAATGACGACAACGATGATGACGACAACGATGATGATAACGAGATTGAGGTACGCCGTAGTGAAGGCCGCGGACGTGGCCGTCGGGTAGCACGTGGTCGCCAAAGCCAGACAACTTATGTCCTCGTTGGCCCTTCTAGCCGTGTCTTCCCCGGTTTGGTTGGTTTGAGACAACTACCACCCGCATCCAGCACCTCTACGACCCAGACTGAGTCTGAGTCCACCACTGAGGCTACTGAGTCCACCACAGACACGACTGGTACCACCAGCACTGATGGCACGACCAGCACCACAACTAGCCCTACCACTGGTACTACAACTGAGTCCACCACGGGCACTAGCGGTACCAGCACTGAGGCTACTGAGTCCACCACTAGCACGACTGAGTCTGACGACTCCACGACCACTGAGTCTACTGAGTCCACGACAGACACCAGCGGTACCACAGACGCTACCACCACCGAGTCTGGTGCTACGACTGGTACTACAACTGAGTCCACTACTGGTACGACAGGAACCAGCACTGATGGCACGACCAGCACCACAACCAGCCCTACAACTGGTACTACAACTGAGTCCACCACAGGCACCACCAGCACTGATGGCACCAGTGGCACGACCAGCACCACAACCAGCCCTGCAACTGGTACCTCTGATGATTCCACAACGATTAACTTCTCTAGCCCAGCGGGTACTGGAACAGTCCAGTTCACTCCTGCTCCTAGCACCAATCCATAGTTGGTAACTGCCCTAGCTCAACGACCTTGGTTTGCCGTGTAACTAAGGTCAGACTAGGAGTCTAAAAAGTTGTGAGGCGATCGCCCTAGGTTAATTCTTAGGGCGATTTTTGTTCCTGAAACAACCTGAAATAATTAGACAACTGCTCGGCTGACAATGCCAGACCACTGTACCTTTTTCAGGCCATCGCGACGGTAGGAGAAAAAGTGCTCTGGTTGTTGATAAGTACAATGAGGGGCGATCGCGACTTGTTCGGGACTGAAGCCAAGTTGCTCCAACTGCAAAGCATTGATACGTCGCACATCCACTCGGACGCGATCGGGTTCTAGATCAGCAATTACAGGCGGCTGAGGTAGTTCATAGAGCTGCTCAATAACGGCATTGGCCTCATTCGCAGCAGATGGGGTAATCGTTGCGCCCAAAGCAGCCGCTACATCACTCGAAACTTGATAAACCCCTCCAGCGATCGCGGGTCCCATTGCCACCCGTAGATTGTGTAATTGGCTGCCTTGAGCTTGCAGACGAGCGATCGCTTGCGGCACAATTTTAGCGGCAGTTCCACGCCAGCCCGCATGCACAGCCGCAACCTGCCCTGTAGCCATATCTGCAATCAGTACCGGGGTACAGTCAGCACTACAAACCCAAACGGCTTGCTTCGCTTGCTCAGTTAGTAAACCATCAGCAGGTGGCAAATCTGGCTCAGAAGCACTCGCATCATTAGCAGAGATAAGACTGAGTTCAATTTCAGAGGGGGCTAAAACAACGTTGCCGTGGACTTGCTTGACGCGGTAAACCTGCGCCTCGGATTGTAAGGCGCTAACTAAGCTGCTTGGCGTTTGGGGCCAGAAGTGTTGAGTAAAAAAGCCGTGGGACCAAGCTTCTAAGAGGCTACAAGTGAGATAAGGCCGTTCGTCCCAAGTTTGCCAGTGCCAAGTGTGCATGAAAGTTCGAAGCTTTACAAAACGAAATCAGTCAAAATGCAATGAGTCCATGCTAGCCTAAGCGACGATCTCTCTAGACTTTTGCCCGTGAGATTTGAGCAACAACGGTTTGAGCTAGCACTGCAGCAATCCAGGCAACATTTATCTGCCGTCTTTCAGCACCAACATATTTTTCATTCCTTGCCGCTATCGTTGCAGGTGTTTGAAACTCTCGATTCTACCAACCAAACGCTATGGGAGTTGCTCAGTCAGGGCGCGATCGCGGGTACAGCTGTTTTAGCGTTGCAGCAAGAGTCAGGACGAGGGCAGTGGGGTCGCCAGTGGCAGTCTCCCTTAGGAGGCTTGTACCTCTCAGTAGCGCTGAATCCTCTCTTGCCAATTGCGAATAGCGCTCAACTGACGTTGTGTAGTGCTTGGGGAATTGCCACGGCCCTCCGCAGCTATAACTTGCCTGTGCAATTGAAGTGGCCCAATGATTTAGTGATCAATGGGCGCAAATTGGGAGGGATTCTTACCGAAACCCGGATTCATCAAGGTCAGGTGACCAAAGCAGTCGTAGGGGTTGGAATCAATTGGACTAATCCAGTTCCCGAAACGGGAATCAATCTACAAACAGTTCTAGAAAAACAGGCAGAACCCGCGATCGATTCCTTAGAAATGTTGAGCGCGATCGCCCTACAAGGAATTGCGTCCGGATATACAGCTTGGCAGCAAGAAGGGATAGAAAACCTTTTGCCCTCTTACCTCAAGCTATTAACAAATTTAGGACGCTCAGTAGCGGTGAATGACTTTCAGGGAACTGTTATAGGAGTCTCAGATAAGGGAGAGTTACAAATTCGGGCTGGCTCCGAGGGAGCTTTCTCTAGGGAAATTTTGCTAAAGCCCGGTACAATCAGTCTGGGTTACGATGTCTAGTCTGAGAAACTAAAATCAGAAAACTATAAAAGCGCAATTAATCTACAGCTCATCCCCCCGTAGGATGACAGCTGGGGAACAAAATAAGTAAATAAAACGACTGAACCTGCTAGCTTGAGCGACTTAAATGCGTAATAAGGGGACTGAAATGAACCAGCAGACTCGTTCTGCCCAACCTACGCTCAAAACCTCCCGTCAGCATCCTCGGTGGATGCAAAGTCTGGCTTGCCTGGGTGGGATTGGAATCTTGAGTGCGGGAACGCTGGGAGCCCAAACTGCTCCAGTGGATTCTGTGGTAGTACCCGCAATTCCTGAGCCTCAATCAGCGGTGGAAGCAACTCCTGTAGAAGTCGCTCCTATTGATCCTGCGCCTTTGGCAGTCGCTGAGCCAGAGCAATTTGCTCCAGAGGCATCCCCAGAATTTGCTCCAGAGCCATCTATATCAGTTCAAGAAGAGCCTGCTCCTAATTGGGCGGTCCCTATCCAAGAGGAGTCAATCGCTGCCCCTCCCGTTACCGATTCACCCAATCCAGTCGCAACGGGGTCCGAGCCACCTAACTACAACAACGCCTACATCGACCCGACGAACTACAACCTTGGTGCTACAGATGCTTACGAGCAGCCGAGTTCTGTGGTCTTGTCAGAGCGCTCCACAGGTTGCCAAGCAGTTCTGTCGGGTGGTCAAGGCTTGTCGGGTGCAGTTTGCGGCACTACCTCAAATCCTACCCCAGCTCAATCCGCTCCTTGGAGACCTGGCTCAGTTGAGACCAAGTGGGCTGACACATCGGGCGGCACCTCAGGTAGCACGCAATGGGTTGCAGCCACAAACTCAGCAGCAGTGCAGCTAGGCCCTATCAACATTAGTGCTAGAGGGATTGGCGTTGGTCAAACAACTGCCTCTGGACGCTCGTTCTACTACCAGACAGCTCGACCCACAGGTCGGTTGGGTAATGGCAATCTCAGATTGATCTTCCCACTTTCGCTGCCTGCTCCGATTACTTCCATATTTGGGTGGCGCATCCACCCCATTAGTGGAGATAGCCGTTTCCACTCTGGAACCGACTTAGGTGCCCCGATGGGAACTCCAGTCTTGGCAGCTTATGCAGGTAAAGTAGCGATCGCAGACTTTCTCGGTGGTTATGGCCTCACAGTGACCATTGATCACAACAAAGGCACCCAAGAGACGCTATATGCTCACCTTTCCGAAATCTTCGTCAAACCTGGTGAGGTAGTGAAGCAAGGAGCCGTGATTGGTCGAGTCGGTAGTACAGGTAACTCGACTGGCCCTCACTTGCACTTTGAGTTGCGCCAGCAAACAGCTAATGGTTGGGTGACGCTCGACCCCGGTTCCCAGCTAGAACTCGCAGCAGCTGACCTTATTAAGTCTCTACAAACTGCTCAGACCGCAGCTAAACCAGCCGTTCCTCAGCCTCAAGGTTAGGTCTGTAGGGCGATCGCTGAGACCTAACCCCCAGCCCCTTCCCTAATAGGGAAGGGGAGAAATTCAATTTGAAGCAATTTGAAGAATTTACTTTATAAGTAGCCGTGTTCTGCTAAGAAGCTTGGAGTAATCACTTCAGGAGCTGGATGTGCTGCATCAGAGCCATTGAGCAGATCGTTGTAACTAGCTGAGCTTAGAGTGTGCTCTAGGGCCTGCCCAGAGCCAAAACGCAGAAACTTTTCTACATATTTGCCCAGAATGTCGCCCTCTAAGTTAACCCAGCTATCTGGCTGTAAATAATGCAGATTGGTTTCAGCATAGGTGTGAGGGATGACAGCAACCTTAAACCAAGTGCCATTGGCGTTGCACTCGGCAACAGTCAAGCTGATGCCATTAATGGCGATACTGCCTTTTGGCACGATGTAGCGGGCGATCGCAGGATCAGCCACCGTAAAGCTCATTTCCCAAGAATTACCTGTTTCCTCTGCCACTTGAAGACAACCAATCCCATCCACATGACCCGTAACAAAGTGGCCTCCCAACTTACTGCCCACCCGCAGCGAGGCTTCCAGATTGACATAGCCCGCTTCTAGCTGTTTTTCTAAGGTGGTGCGGCGTAGGGTTTCGGGAGAAACAGCTGCCGTAAAGCCTTGTGGCAATATTTCTGTCACAGTGAGACAAACTCCGTCCACCGCAACACTGTCACCCAGCGCTAGATCCTGCAAAATGAAAGGGTAGGTACCAGAGGTACAGGTAACCTGGAGCTGATCTTCTCCCAGCCGCCTGATGGTTCCGAGTGCTTGCACAAGTCCTGTAAACACGGTTTTTAGATCACTCAAAAATGCTTAACTAAACTCTGACAGAAGAAAGCTCTAATGTGGGGTGACTCCGCGCCTAGGTGGTCGAATGCTTCGCTAGACTTTAGAAATACAGTCTATGAATTCGGGTCAGGGATCAGGGCATACTGGAGGTCAACAAATCAATTAAGCTTAATGACAACCCAGTTGAGCTGTGATTTTGTACTCCACATTTTATGGTAGAGGTAGCCTGGTTAGATTACTGTAGTTTCATTTATCCTAGTCATTCTTTTGCCTGTCTGAATTGGATTGATGAAGCCTGTATAGAGAACCAGGTATATGGAGATAATACGAGCTTGCCTACTGATCCAACCAGTCCCAGTATATTCTCGAATCACGACTCTCTTTGCCAAGGATTGAGGCCAAACTAATGATTGAGATGAAAGTTGCTGGAATTGCGCTGGATGCAGCAACGCGCCACCCAATCGTACTCTTGAGGGATGCTGCTGAGCGTCGGGCTTTACCGATTTATATCGGCCAGGATCAGGCAAGAGCGATTATCAACGCCCTCGAAAATCAAGCCCCGCCTCGGCCCCTCACCCATGATTTGATGATCAACATCATGGAAGAGTGGGATATGGTTTTGGAGCGTATTATTATTCACTCTCTACAAGACAATACTTTTTACGCGATTTTAACGGTCCGTCAAGGGGAGGTCAAAAAAGAGATTGACGCTCGTCCTAGCGATGCGATCGCGTTGGCTCTGCGAACTAACTGTTCGATCTGGGTGATGGAAGAAGTCGTTGCTGATGCTTCAATTCCAGTCGATCGAGATGCTGATGAGGCAGAGCGGCAAGCCTTCCGTAGCTTTGTAGAAAATCTCCGACCAGAAGATTTTACCCAACGGCGTGAGTTTGGCAACGAATCCTAGGAGCCTCACTGCAAGCATGCGCTATCGTCGGTTTGGCAAAACGAATCTGTCGCTGTCTGTTTTTTCTTTGGGAACCATGCGTTACCTAGCCTCTGAGGCAACGGCAGCCCAAACAGTAAACCGAGCGATCGCCCTAGGCATTAATCATTTAGAGACGGCTAAGGGCTACGGCAAGAGCGAGCAATATTTGGGTCAGGCACTCGCCCAGCTAACCGTTCCTCGGTCTCAGCTATATATCACGACTAAAATTTCTCCCACGCCTGATGCTGCCTCAATGGCTCGACAGCTTGATCAGTCGCTGGCTGATCTCGGCACCGATTATGTCGATTGCTTGGCAATTCATGGGCTCAACACAGAGGAGCATCTCAGTTGGGTTAAAGCTAAACAGGGTTGTATGCAGGCTGTGCAGCAAGCTGTCGCCGATGGTAGGGTTCGGCATATTGGTTTTTCTACCCACGGCTCTCTGGAGCTAATTTTGGCAGCGATCGCCACTGGCTTATTCGAGTTCGTGAGCTTGCACTACTACTATTTTTTTCAGCACAACGCACCAGCAGTGGCAGCCGCAGCCGCAAAAGACATGGGCGTGTTTATTATCTCGCCTGCGGATAAGGGAGGCCAACTTTACACTCCACCGCAAAAGCTGCAAGAGCTATGTGCGCCACTGTCTCCTTTGCTGTTTAACTATCGATTTCTCCTCAGCGACCCCCGCATCACCACGCTGAGTGTGGGAGCGGCCAATGAGACTGAGCTGGATTGGCCCTTGAGTGTTGCTGACGTAGATGGGCCTCTAGACGTGGCTGAAACAGAAGTTTTACAACGGTTGCAAACACATCAAACAGCAACCTTGAAGTCTGAGCAGTGTAGCCAATGTTATGATTGCTTACCCTGCCCAGAAGCAATCCAAATCCCGGAAGTGTTACGGCTACGGAATTTAGCGATCGCCTATGACATGACCAATTTTGGTCAGTACCGCTATCGCATGTTTGAAAATGCAGGGCATTGGTTTCCAGGAGTCAAAGCAAATCGCTGTACAGACTGTGGTGATTGCTTGCCCAAATGCCCAGAACAACTGAATATTCCAGCCTTGCTACAAGATGCACATGAACGACTCAATGGCCCGTCTGGTCGTCGGCTCTGGGGCTAAGCAAATAATGGCAGCTCTTTTAGACCAGTGGGATCCTAACTCTATACGAGTTCGTCATTATTGGATGAAGCGCTTGGTTTGGGGGAGAGCTGTGCAAGTTCAGAAGCAGCGAGGTGCAGAATTAGCATCCGGTATGACGAGAATGGGGCGAGCGCTCAGACTGCTAGGAGTTGGGGGAGCGATCGCGCTGGGATTGAGTCAGCCGTTACAGGCTCAACCTCAGGCTCAATCCATAGCTCAGACCGCCCAAGCTTCCCTAACACCTGTTACAGAACCTCTAGATCTGGAGCTGGTTGAGCAAGAGCAAGAAGACCTAGCGACACTGACCCCAGGAGCCTGTACGGTGAATGGTGTCATTACCTCAAAGACTATTTGCCAAAACAGCATTACCATTCCTAGCTTGTGGTGGCTCGAAGAGCAGTATAGACAGCTAAATGGCAAGCTCGTCAACACTTGGTTAGCCTACCCTAATGCGATCGGCACCTCACGTCGAGTTGATTTGGTCGTGAATCAACAAGTGTGGAGCTTACTAGATTATCTAGAGCGCTATAAATTTATTGATTGGTTTGGGACGACAGCTCGCGATTATGGCTTCAGCACCAGGGTATTTAACAGCCAGGGGCGCATGTTAGCCGCCTACACCTGTGCTGCCCAGCCCACCAGTTCCACAGCTGGTAGCCCGCCTAAGTGTAGTCTCTTGGTAAACACGTTAGGACGGAGTGGTTTGGGTAGACCCGTACAATCAGCCCCGTGATGCGGTTGGCCGCACTGCTAACCATAAAGATTGATATTGTTCGATCGCCTGTTGGGAGAGGGGATAAAGAAATTCACTCTCCTTAATCACTGAAGGGTCAGGTAGC harbors:
- a CDS encoding MarR family winged helix-turn-helix transcriptional regulator, encoding MTSSPVQPKLPKEWQEVLAPQGIGYRIKLLSQLLSRKFQERLEPLGLTPFHWVVLCCLWEEDGLATSSISEKLQQVGGTLTGVLDRMEERGLIRRERDSEDRRIWRIWLTDAGEQLREVLPPIAVEIRDSALTGISPSERQHFSDLLDQMIANIS
- the pgeF gene encoding peptidoglycan editing factor PgeF, whose product is MHTWHWQTWDERPYLTCSLLEAWSHGFFTQHFWPQTPSSLVSALQSEAQVYRVKQVHGNVVLAPSEIELSLISANDASASEPDLPPADGLLTEQAKQAVWVCSADCTPVLIADMATGQVAAVHAGWRGTAAKIVPQAIARLQAQGSQLHNLRVAMGPAIAGGVYQVSSDVAAALGATITPSAANEANAVIEQLYELPQPPVIADLEPDRVRVDVRRINALQLEQLGFSPEQVAIAPHCTYQQPEHFFSYRRDGLKKVQWSGIVSRAVV
- a CDS encoding biotin--[acetyl-CoA-carboxylase] ligase gives rise to the protein MFHSLPLSLQVFETLDSTNQTLWELLSQGAIAGTAVLALQQESGRGQWGRQWQSPLGGLYLSVALNPLLPIANSAQLTLCSAWGIATALRSYNLPVQLKWPNDLVINGRKLGGILTETRIHQGQVTKAVVGVGINWTNPVPETGINLQTVLEKQAEPAIDSLEMLSAIALQGIASGYTAWQQEGIENLLPSYLKLLTNLGRSVAVNDFQGTVIGVSDKGELQIRAGSEGAFSREILLKPGTISLGYDV
- a CDS encoding peptidoglycan DD-metalloendopeptidase family protein gives rise to the protein MQSLACLGGIGILSAGTLGAQTAPVDSVVVPAIPEPQSAVEATPVEVAPIDPAPLAVAEPEQFAPEASPEFAPEPSISVQEEPAPNWAVPIQEESIAAPPVTDSPNPVATGSEPPNYNNAYIDPTNYNLGATDAYEQPSSVVLSERSTGCQAVLSGGQGLSGAVCGTTSNPTPAQSAPWRPGSVETKWADTSGGTSGSTQWVAATNSAAVQLGPINISARGIGVGQTTASGRSFYYQTARPTGRLGNGNLRLIFPLSLPAPITSIFGWRIHPISGDSRFHSGTDLGAPMGTPVLAAYAGKVAIADFLGGYGLTVTIDHNKGTQETLYAHLSEIFVKPGEVVKQGAVIGRVGSTGNSTGPHLHFELRQQTANGWVTLDPGSQLELAAADLIKSLQTAQTAAKPAVPQPQG
- the ribE gene encoding riboflavin synthase → MFTGLVQALGTIRRLGEDQLQVTCTSGTYPFILQDLALGDSVAVDGVCLTVTEILPQGFTAAVSPETLRRTTLEKQLEAGYVNLEASLRVGSKLGGHFVTGHVDGIGCLQVAEETGNSWEMSFTVADPAIARYIVPKGSIAINGISLTVAECNANGTWFKVAVIPHTYAETNLHYLQPDSWVNLEGDILGKYVEKFLRFGSGQALEHTLSSASYNDLLNGSDAAHPAPEVITPSFLAEHGYL
- a CDS encoding bifunctional nuclease family protein, which encodes MIEMKVAGIALDAATRHPIVLLRDAAERRALPIYIGQDQARAIINALENQAPPRPLTHDLMINIMEEWDMVLERIIIHSLQDNTFYAILTVRQGEVKKEIDARPSDAIALALRTNCSIWVMEEVVADASIPVDRDADEAERQAFRSFVENLRPEDFTQRREFGNES
- a CDS encoding aldo/keto reductase, which gives rise to MRYRRFGKTNLSLSVFSLGTMRYLASEATAAQTVNRAIALGINHLETAKGYGKSEQYLGQALAQLTVPRSQLYITTKISPTPDAASMARQLDQSLADLGTDYVDCLAIHGLNTEEHLSWVKAKQGCMQAVQQAVADGRVRHIGFSTHGSLELILAAIATGLFEFVSLHYYYFFQHNAPAVAAAAAKDMGVFIISPADKGGQLYTPPQKLQELCAPLSPLLFNYRFLLSDPRITTLSVGAANETELDWPLSVADVDGPLDVAETEVLQRLQTHQTATLKSEQCSQCYDCLPCPEAIQIPEVLRLRNLAIAYDMTNFGQYRYRMFENAGHWFPGVKANRCTDCGDCLPKCPEQLNIPALLQDAHERLNGPSGRRLWG